The following proteins are encoded in a genomic region of Sorangiineae bacterium MSr12523:
- a CDS encoding TetR/AcrR family transcriptional regulator — protein sequence MRTSQRTRLMDAMAELAAEKGYANVTIGDLVALGGLAKRTFYDYFPDKDACALAAAEHFAEKILATIIRPHDRELDLYSRVQQSVSRMLEVFAQHPAYSRTFLVEIWATGPKVIARRLDVDRQIARLLVALSQDVSAHRPEARAIEEAHALAVIGAVNETLYRVVFLEGAENLPRHTDKLVRIVTGLLMAQIPTPERPAPRSRRNRDSGTTK from the coding sequence GTGCGCACCTCGCAGCGTACGCGATTGATGGATGCCATGGCCGAGTTGGCGGCGGAGAAAGGCTATGCCAACGTCACCATCGGCGATCTCGTGGCGCTCGGCGGTCTGGCCAAGCGAACCTTTTACGATTATTTCCCCGACAAGGACGCGTGTGCTCTTGCCGCGGCGGAACACTTCGCGGAAAAGATCCTCGCGACCATCATCCGCCCCCACGATCGCGAGCTGGATCTGTACTCGCGTGTGCAGCAGTCGGTGAGCCGCATGCTCGAAGTCTTTGCCCAGCACCCGGCGTACTCACGCACCTTTCTCGTCGAAATATGGGCCACCGGCCCCAAAGTGATTGCGCGCCGCCTCGACGTCGATCGTCAGATCGCCCGCCTGCTGGTCGCGTTGAGCCAAGACGTTTCGGCGCACCGGCCGGAGGCACGCGCCATCGAGGAGGCACACGCACTCGCCGTGATTGGCGCCGTGAACGAAACGCTCTATCGGGTCGTCTTCCTCGAGGGCGCCGAGAACCTGCCGCGGCACACCGATAAATTGGTCCGCATCGTCACGGGCCTGCTCATGGCGCAAATTCCCACACCGGAACGCCCCGCTCCGCGAAGCCGCCGCAATCGTGATTCCGGAACTACGAAATAA
- a CDS encoding ABC transporter ATP-binding protein, whose translation MTIVLELEHVSLSLGGRAVLSDVSLSLHEGESLALIGPSGSGKTSLLRVALGLVAPSSGAVIIGGQPASAPGRILLPPDGRTAGAVFQDLALWPHLTVFDNLDFGLAAKRLPKPRRAHAIETMLAQVGLSGLAHRKPHELSGGQQQRVALARALVLEPKWVALDEPFTNLDIVLKDDILELLASLLRARNAAALVVAHDPREAMRLADRIAVLEEGKLVQLGTPAALAMAPASAFILAFTRYEHARKLE comes from the coding sequence ATGACTATCGTGCTGGAGCTGGAACACGTCTCGCTGTCACTCGGCGGACGGGCCGTGCTGTCCGACGTCTCCCTCTCGCTGCACGAAGGAGAAAGTCTCGCACTGATAGGTCCATCGGGAAGCGGAAAAACGAGCCTCTTGCGCGTCGCCCTCGGACTCGTTGCCCCTTCCTCAGGGGCCGTTATTATCGGCGGACAGCCGGCCAGTGCTCCCGGCCGTATTCTGCTTCCGCCCGACGGGCGCACCGCCGGGGCCGTTTTTCAAGATCTCGCACTCTGGCCGCATTTGACGGTATTCGACAATTTGGATTTCGGGCTCGCGGCAAAGCGCCTTCCAAAGCCACGACGTGCACACGCCATCGAAACGATGTTGGCCCAGGTGGGCCTGTCGGGACTCGCGCATCGAAAACCGCACGAGCTCTCCGGCGGACAGCAGCAGCGCGTCGCCCTCGCACGTGCACTGGTGCTGGAGCCCAAATGGGTCGCCCTCGACGAGCCGTTCACGAACCTCGATATCGTGCTCAAAGACGATATCCTCGAGCTCCTCGCGTCGCTGCTCCGTGCCCGGAACGCGGCCGCCCTCGTCGTGGCCCACGATCCCCGAGAAGCGATGCGCCTCGCCGATCGCATCGCCGTCCTCGAGGAGGGAAAACTCGTGCAGCTCGGCACGCCGGCGGCGCTGGCCATGGCGCCGGCCAGCGCGTTCATCCTCGCCTTTACACGGTACGAGCACGCGCGCAAGCTCGAGTAA
- a CDS encoding extracellular solute-binding protein, which yields MKATRREVLTGGAALLGAVMVGCKRGSSEAVVYTSVDQVFAEPVFRAIESKTGIKVRPVFDTEETKSTGVMNRIIAEGSNPQADVFWSGDPVRPLSLAKRGLVEPYVSPEAAALPALLRAGDGTWTGIAARARVLLVNTSKVPAGERPTTIRDLVNAHWKGRIALANPLFGTTTMHVAALASIWGDDALMAFLDAARANGARMASSNGEVKRLVASGDVAFGVTDTDDADEARKDGAPVEAVYPDQRDLGTLVIPSAVVRVRGGPHAEGSKKLIDGLLSADTEKRMAESGAHMPLRSGVPVPEGVRRVSDLHAMNVDFSKVADAMDRLQGRLKQWVGL from the coding sequence ATGAAAGCGACACGACGGGAGGTGTTGACCGGCGGCGCGGCGCTCCTCGGCGCGGTGATGGTGGGCTGCAAGCGAGGCAGCTCGGAGGCGGTGGTTTACACGTCCGTCGATCAGGTCTTCGCCGAGCCCGTGTTTCGGGCCATCGAGTCGAAAACCGGAATCAAAGTTCGTCCCGTCTTCGACACCGAGGAGACCAAGAGCACGGGCGTGATGAACCGCATCATCGCGGAGGGTTCCAATCCGCAGGCGGACGTCTTCTGGTCAGGCGATCCCGTGAGGCCACTCTCGCTGGCCAAACGCGGACTCGTCGAACCGTATGTCTCGCCCGAAGCCGCCGCACTCCCCGCGCTACTGCGCGCAGGTGACGGAACATGGACCGGAATTGCCGCACGCGCCAGGGTTCTTCTCGTCAACACCTCCAAAGTCCCCGCTGGCGAGCGACCCACTACGATTCGTGATCTGGTGAATGCGCATTGGAAAGGACGAATCGCATTGGCGAATCCACTTTTCGGAACGACGACGATGCACGTGGCAGCGCTCGCATCGATTTGGGGCGACGATGCACTGATGGCTTTTCTCGATGCCGCACGGGCGAACGGCGCGCGCATGGCCAGCTCGAATGGGGAGGTGAAGCGACTCGTCGCCTCCGGCGATGTGGCCTTTGGCGTGACCGACACCGACGATGCCGATGAAGCCCGCAAAGATGGCGCACCGGTCGAAGCGGTCTATCCCGACCAACGTGATCTCGGCACGCTGGTCATCCCTAGCGCCGTCGTGCGGGTGCGGGGCGGACCGCACGCAGAGGGCTCGAAGAAGCTCATCGACGGCCTTCTCTCCGCCGACACGGAGAAACGGATGGCCGAGTCCGGGGCGCACATGCCGCTTCGCTCGGGTGTGCCGGTGCCCGAGGGCGTGCGGCGGGTCAGCGATCTGCACGCGATGAACGTGGACTTCTCCAAGGTTGCGGATGCCATGGACCGCCTTCAAGGTCGACTCAAGCAATGGGTTGGACTCTAG
- a CDS encoding chromate transporter: protein MNDSSYSLRALALYFLRLGALGFGGPIALAGYMQRDLVERERWITKDEYVEGLALAQLAPGPLAAQLATYLGWVRGGVFGATLISVAFILPSFLMVVALSAAYLRFGGLEWIKGLFYGIGAAVIAIIARSVVKLAKMTLIKDRLLWAVFAINAGVTAWTESEIVWLFLASGLLLFFLRGRPTGPLATPGVSAMFPLDIVVTGLSGAASNETLWRIGLFFAEGGAVVFGSGLAIVPFLHGGVVNEHHWLTERQFLDAVAVAMITPGPVVITVAFIGYLVAGPLGATIAALGVFLPCYLFVVIPAPYFKRYAKNPSISAFVSGVTAAATGAIAGAGFVLGRRALLDAPTVIIAAVTLLALMKLKKAPEPLVILGAGAVGLLLRGWS from the coding sequence ATGAACGATTCTTCTTATTCGCTTCGAGCTCTTGCCCTCTATTTCTTACGCTTGGGGGCGCTGGGTTTCGGCGGTCCCATCGCACTTGCAGGATACATGCAACGCGATCTCGTCGAACGCGAGCGATGGATCACGAAAGACGAATACGTCGAAGGTCTTGCGCTCGCGCAACTTGCGCCCGGGCCGCTCGCCGCCCAGCTCGCAACGTACCTCGGTTGGGTACGCGGTGGCGTCTTTGGTGCGACGCTCATCAGCGTCGCGTTCATTTTGCCCTCGTTTCTCATGGTCGTGGCCCTTTCGGCCGCCTATTTGCGGTTCGGCGGGCTCGAATGGATAAAGGGGCTCTTTTATGGAATTGGCGCCGCGGTCATCGCGATCATCGCCCGAAGCGTCGTCAAACTTGCCAAAATGACGCTGATCAAAGATCGGCTCCTTTGGGCCGTGTTCGCGATCAACGCCGGCGTGACCGCGTGGACGGAGTCGGAAATCGTGTGGCTCTTTCTCGCCAGCGGATTGCTTCTCTTTTTTCTGCGCGGCCGTCCCACGGGGCCGCTGGCGACACCTGGAGTGTCGGCGATGTTTCCACTCGATATCGTGGTTACGGGCCTTTCGGGCGCCGCGTCCAACGAGACACTTTGGAGGATCGGCCTCTTCTTCGCGGAGGGCGGTGCCGTCGTGTTCGGGAGCGGGCTAGCCATCGTTCCGTTCTTGCACGGCGGCGTGGTGAACGAGCACCATTGGCTGACGGAGCGACAGTTCCTCGACGCGGTAGCGGTGGCCATGATTACGCCGGGCCCGGTCGTCATCACCGTCGCGTTCATCGGCTACCTCGTGGCGGGCCCACTCGGTGCGACCATCGCCGCACTCGGCGTTTTTCTGCCCTGCTACCTCTTCGTGGTGATTCCCGCGCCCTACTTCAAGCGATACGCGAAAAACCCGAGCATCAGCGCCTTCGTGAGTGGCGTCACGGCCGCGGCAACCGGTGCGATTGCCGGCGCGGGATTCGTGTTGGGTCGCCGGGCACTTCTCGATGCGCCGACGGTCATCATTGCCGCCGTGACATTGCTCGCCCTGATGAAGCTGAAGAAGGCTCCAGAGCCGTTGGTGATCCTCGGCGCGGGCGCCGTTGGGTTGCTGCTCCGGGGTTGGTCGTGA
- a CDS encoding DUF1080 domain-containing protein, giving the protein MRMALLSLCLGAALGATSEHTAPHARSFDQDSVSAAPQGFTFGRTGQGKPGRWIVRAEPDAPSKPNVLAQVDTDNTDYRFPVAVANEPSPKDVRVRVRCKPVSGKVDQACGLVFRYQDENNYVLTRANALENNVRLYVVKNGSRKQIATWSGTVKNGAWHDFQVEARGDHIEVKWDGTKVLDHHDGTFLDAGRAGVWTKADSVTYFDDLSVEAL; this is encoded by the coding sequence ATGAGGATGGCACTCTTGAGTCTCTGCCTCGGCGCAGCCTTGGGCGCCACGAGCGAGCACACCGCACCGCATGCACGAAGTTTCGACCAAGACTCGGTCTCGGCGGCGCCGCAAGGCTTCACCTTCGGGCGGACCGGCCAGGGCAAACCGGGACGCTGGATCGTCCGTGCCGAGCCCGATGCGCCCAGCAAGCCGAACGTGCTGGCGCAGGTGGATACGGACAATACCGATTATCGATTTCCCGTGGCGGTGGCGAATGAACCTTCACCGAAGGACGTACGCGTCCGAGTTCGTTGCAAGCCGGTATCGGGCAAAGTCGACCAGGCGTGCGGCCTCGTCTTTCGTTACCAAGACGAGAACAATTACGTGCTCACCCGTGCCAACGCGCTCGAGAACAACGTGAGGCTCTACGTCGTCAAGAACGGCAGCCGCAAACAGATCGCAACGTGGAGTGGAACCGTGAAGAACGGCGCATGGCACGACTTCCAAGTCGAGGCGCGAGGCGACCACATCGAGGTGAAATGGGACGGTACGAAAGTGCTCGATCACCACGACGGTACCTTCCTCGATGCCGGGCGTGCCGGAGTATGGACCAAGGCTGACTCGGTCACCTATTTCGATGACCTCAGTGTGGAGGCGCTATGA
- a CDS encoding chromate resistance protein, translating to MRDETHEPRWLLLIHQIPPKPAYFRAKVGRRLARLGAVAIKNSVYVLPLNEQTHEDLQWVAREIATEGGEATLCKATFVEGLRDDQIELLFHAARDADYMQLAEEARQITRELPPRLARDDERRPVLESDLVRLRKRLSEILAIDFFAASGRESAESALLAFEKRFRRGEKSAPEETSRPRPEVYRGRTWVTRKNVHVDRIASAWLIRRFIDPDARFSFVPGQGYRAKEGEVTFDMYEGEFTHVGDACTFETLLEQFDIREPGLSVIAEIVHDIDVKDGKFGRAEAPGIAALIAGIAIAEREDDARIELGGRMFAALLELFRRKRGAPRKDE from the coding sequence ATGCGCGACGAAACCCATGAGCCGCGGTGGCTCCTCCTTATTCATCAGATCCCCCCAAAGCCGGCGTACTTTCGCGCGAAAGTCGGCAGGCGGCTGGCACGGCTCGGCGCCGTCGCCATCAAGAACTCGGTTTACGTCTTGCCGCTCAACGAGCAGACCCACGAGGATCTGCAATGGGTCGCGCGCGAGATCGCCACAGAAGGCGGCGAGGCCACACTCTGCAAAGCCACCTTCGTCGAGGGGCTTCGTGATGATCAAATCGAGCTACTCTTCCATGCGGCACGGGATGCCGATTACATGCAATTGGCCGAGGAAGCGCGCCAGATCACCCGCGAACTCCCACCTCGTCTCGCGCGCGACGACGAACGCCGTCCCGTGCTGGAGTCGGACCTGGTGCGTTTGCGCAAGCGCCTGAGTGAGATTCTCGCCATCGACTTTTTCGCGGCCTCGGGCCGCGAATCGGCCGAATCTGCTCTATTGGCGTTCGAGAAGCGGTTTCGCCGTGGGGAAAAGTCGGCCCCTGAGGAGACGTCGCGTCCGCGACCCGAGGTGTACCGCGGACGCACCTGGGTCACGCGCAAAAACGTGCACGTCGATCGCATTGCGAGCGCATGGCTCATTCGCCGCTTCATCGACCCCGATGCGAGGTTCTCCTTCGTTCCGGGCCAGGGATACCGCGCCAAGGAGGGCGAAGTCACCTTCGACATGTACGAGGGCGAGTTCACACACGTCGGCGATGCGTGCACCTTCGAAACGCTGCTCGAGCAATTCGATATTCGAGAGCCAGGTCTCTCGGTCATCGCAGAAATCGTCCACGATATCGATGTCAAAGATGGCAAATTCGGTCGCGCCGAAGCCCCGGGCATTGCCGCGCTCATTGCGGGCATCGCCATAGCGGAACGAGAGGACGACGCGCGCATCGAGCTCGGGGGGCGCATGTTTGCGGCCCTTCTAGAGCTTTTCCGCCGAAAGCGCGGCGCACCTCGGAAGGATGAGTGA
- a CDS encoding VCBS repeat-containing protein, with amino-acid sequence MKSKLRIHAEAVAFLVSLAGCAAGHAGPDRVSNRIPAAHPREPLAAIYGRAPPFESAKDGAFATGVALTDFDGDGAPDLIVANGNDMSPQPLTLYLNHAATKSGASTPFSAYPDWYSDDIDYLGNVAVGDIDGDGWTDVAVSVPLDKSRHTQGGGIKIYMNHQGRLESLPSQRIAEGYGSFDCDLADMNGDGKLDLAVSAFNMPVPPPTQERRREPARVYLNEGGRLHPARDWTSEKPMFGFSVHAADVDQDGWMDLAFGGEDISLFRGSPPAPRFALKAAWQSESTAGVVFSIDSGRIGPGPHLALAATRTCVPGGPPCVSDVVLFRPDTARSESVWRSRTAHYASMLLLADVNDDGFLDLVASQWGEKVKGGPLWFFRGRAEGTFSREPDFETAGKGIAVGQGLAVADTRSRAVTDREYVWRSHQEPHGPVITLPERRVVSITSVRVAGREVPRNGWAFVPGENWISLAGGIASGVEVRITYRASPVHDLVEATWDSNRGNLFFASALPSRFAPEITDAGLARTLP; translated from the coding sequence ATGAAATCCAAGTTGCGCATCCACGCGGAGGCCGTCGCATTTCTGGTAAGTCTCGCAGGCTGTGCCGCGGGCCATGCGGGGCCTGATCGCGTGTCGAATCGCATACCCGCAGCGCACCCACGGGAGCCGCTTGCGGCCATTTACGGCCGAGCGCCGCCGTTCGAAAGTGCCAAGGATGGCGCCTTCGCCACGGGCGTGGCGCTCACGGATTTCGACGGAGACGGGGCTCCGGATTTGATCGTCGCCAACGGCAACGATATGAGCCCGCAGCCTCTGACGCTCTATTTGAACCACGCCGCCACCAAGTCCGGTGCTTCGACCCCGTTCTCCGCTTACCCTGACTGGTACTCGGACGATATCGACTATCTCGGCAACGTCGCGGTGGGCGATATCGATGGGGACGGATGGACCGACGTCGCCGTCTCGGTTCCACTCGACAAGTCGCGGCACACCCAGGGCGGCGGCATCAAGATTTACATGAACCACCAGGGCCGTCTGGAGAGCCTGCCCTCGCAGCGGATTGCAGAAGGCTACGGTTCCTTCGATTGCGATCTCGCGGACATGAACGGAGACGGAAAGCTCGACCTGGCGGTGTCCGCGTTCAATATGCCGGTGCCGCCCCCCACCCAGGAGCGCAGGCGCGAACCGGCGCGCGTGTACCTGAACGAGGGAGGCCGGCTGCATCCCGCGCGAGATTGGACGAGCGAAAAGCCCATGTTCGGCTTCAGCGTGCATGCGGCCGATGTCGACCAGGACGGGTGGATGGACCTGGCCTTTGGCGGTGAAGACATTTCGCTCTTTCGAGGTAGCCCACCCGCACCGCGGTTTGCATTGAAAGCCGCATGGCAATCGGAGTCCACCGCCGGCGTCGTCTTTTCGATCGACTCCGGTCGCATTGGGCCCGGCCCGCATCTCGCGCTTGCCGCCACACGTACGTGTGTTCCAGGCGGTCCACCCTGCGTGAGCGATGTTGTGCTCTTTCGCCCGGATACGGCTCGATCTGAGTCGGTGTGGCGGTCGCGAACGGCCCATTACGCATCCATGTTGCTTCTCGCCGACGTGAACGATGACGGCTTTCTCGATTTGGTGGCCAGCCAATGGGGCGAAAAGGTAAAGGGCGGACCCTTGTGGTTCTTTCGCGGTCGCGCCGAGGGGACGTTCTCCCGTGAACCCGATTTCGAAACGGCGGGCAAGGGCATCGCCGTCGGGCAAGGGCTGGCCGTCGCCGACACGCGCAGCCGCGCCGTCACCGACCGAGAATACGTGTGGCGCAGCCACCAGGAGCCGCACGGCCCCGTGATCACGCTCCCGGAGCGTCGCGTCGTTTCGATCACCAGCGTCCGCGTTGCCGGACGCGAGGTGCCCCGGAACGGGTGGGCATTCGTTCCCGGCGAGAACTGGATCTCGCTTGCCGGCGGCATCGCGTCGGGCGTCGAAGTCCGCATCACATATCGCGCCTCGCCCGTCCACGATTTGGTTGAGGCTACGTGGGATTCCAACCGCGGGAATCTCTTCTTCGCGAGTGCCCTCCCGTCCCGTTTTGCGCCTGAAATCACGGATGCGGGGCTCGCCCGCACCTTGCCCTGA
- a CDS encoding phosphoenolpyruvate carboxykinase (GTP) — MRNEELHAWVKKVAEHTKPDAVRWCDGTPLEARALEDRMVASGELVRLNERFPHSFLHRTDPMDGEDGNRVSVICTKYEDDAGPTNEWMSPEDAERTVWPRYDGIMRGRTMYVVPYLLGPAHSSHGRIGVQITDSAYVAASLGIMTRVGQLAIRQLGPNPHFVKGLHSVGDLSPHRRFVFHFPQTKTIWSLGSEYATNAILSKECHALRLASAEACEEGWMAEHMTVFGLTSPSGVTRYIAAAFPNGCGKTNLAMLTPGLPGWKVETIGDDICWMHVGDDGRLWALNPLAGFFGVAPGTNPKTHRNVLAAMARHVLFTNTALRADGSPWWEGLEPVPNGETLIDWRGKAWTSKNSSPAAHPNARFAVSARRCPTVGPSFDAPNGVPISAILFGGRRSKLVPLVFETHDWAHGVYTGATLVSETPIAENGSGGMPSNDPMAMLPFCGINMGEYFRHWLRIGERLTRPPRIFQVNWFRTDDEGKLLWPGFGENIRVLEWILERVEGRGHAIETPLGRIPTRTDLNLAGLDMSPDRFEELMDVEPRAWLDEALRNEPFLHQFGPRWPERLEQEHRAFIARLRSALQ; from the coding sequence ATGAGGAACGAGGAACTTCACGCATGGGTCAAGAAGGTCGCCGAACACACCAAGCCCGACGCCGTCCGATGGTGCGATGGAACGCCCTTGGAAGCCCGAGCACTCGAAGATCGGATGGTCGCCAGCGGAGAACTCGTCCGGCTCAACGAGCGATTCCCGCATAGCTTCCTTCATCGCACGGATCCCATGGACGGTGAGGACGGTAACCGCGTGTCGGTCATCTGCACGAAATACGAAGATGACGCCGGGCCCACCAATGAGTGGATGAGCCCGGAGGACGCCGAACGCACCGTCTGGCCTCGTTACGACGGCATCATGCGCGGACGAACGATGTACGTGGTGCCGTACCTGCTCGGCCCGGCCCACTCTTCGCACGGGCGCATCGGAGTTCAGATCACCGACAGCGCCTACGTCGCGGCGAGCCTCGGGATCATGACCCGCGTCGGCCAACTCGCCATTCGCCAGCTCGGCCCGAATCCGCATTTCGTCAAAGGGCTTCACAGCGTGGGCGATCTTTCGCCCCACCGGCGCTTCGTTTTTCATTTTCCGCAGACGAAGACCATTTGGAGCCTCGGCTCCGAATATGCGACGAATGCCATTTTGAGCAAGGAATGCCACGCACTGCGCCTGGCCAGTGCGGAAGCATGCGAGGAGGGCTGGATGGCCGAACACATGACGGTGTTCGGCCTCACCAGCCCGAGCGGCGTCACACGGTACATCGCCGCCGCGTTCCCCAATGGGTGTGGGAAGACGAACCTGGCCATGCTCACACCGGGGCTGCCCGGATGGAAGGTGGAAACCATCGGCGACGATATTTGCTGGATGCATGTCGGCGACGACGGCCGCCTTTGGGCGCTCAACCCGCTCGCCGGCTTTTTTGGCGTGGCGCCCGGCACGAATCCAAAGACGCACCGCAACGTGCTCGCGGCCATGGCGCGGCATGTTCTATTCACCAACACGGCCCTGCGTGCGGATGGCTCGCCCTGGTGGGAAGGGCTCGAGCCAGTTCCCAATGGCGAAACGCTCATCGACTGGCGCGGAAAGGCTTGGACGTCGAAAAACTCGAGTCCGGCGGCGCATCCCAATGCAAGATTCGCCGTGTCGGCGCGCCGATGCCCGACCGTGGGTCCGAGCTTCGATGCGCCCAATGGTGTTCCCATTTCGGCCATCCTCTTCGGCGGGCGACGCTCGAAGCTGGTGCCACTGGTCTTCGAAACGCACGACTGGGCGCACGGCGTCTACACGGGCGCAACGTTGGTTTCCGAGACGCCCATTGCCGAGAACGGCTCCGGGGGAATGCCCTCCAACGATCCCATGGCCATGCTGCCGTTCTGCGGCATCAACATGGGCGAGTATTTTCGTCACTGGTTGCGCATCGGCGAGCGATTGACTCGCCCGCCGCGCATCTTCCAGGTCAATTGGTTCCGCACCGATGACGAAGGCAAGCTTCTATGGCCAGGCTTCGGTGAGAACATTCGCGTTCTCGAATGGATCCTCGAGCGGGTCGAGGGACGCGGCCACGCGATCGAAACGCCGCTCGGGCGGATCCCCACGCGGACGGATTTGAACCTCGCAGGATTGGATATGAGCCCGGACCGATTCGAGGAGCTCATGGACGTGGAGCCGCGCGCGTGGCTGGACGAGGCCCTTAGGAACGAGCCGTTCCTGCATCAATTCGGGCCGCGTTGGCCCGAACGACTCGAACAGGAGCACCGCGCCTTCATCGCTCGCCTCCGCAGCGCGCTCCAATGA